ACATCTGGCGCACCGATCTGCGCCAGTCGTTCGGCACCGCCGAGGCTCTGCAGCGCTCGGGCATCGCCGTGGTCGTCGGCACCTCCAACAATCTCCAGCACGTGCCGCACGACGTGAACGACGAGACCAAGCTCGACGAGCGCCTGAAGTCGTGGCTCGCCTTCGCCGACCAGAAGGTCGAGCAGGTGGCGATCCTCGCCCGCGGCCTCTCCGAGGGCTCCGCTGCCATCGAGGCCGAGCTGGCCGAGGTCGACCGGGTGCTCGCGGACCGCGCATCGGCCCCCGGCGTTCGCGTCGACGGCGTCCGGGATCGCGTCTCCGCCGTCGGCGAGGCCGATCGCAGCCGCGCCTCCGAGGGCGACCGCCGCGACGCGCAGAGCGCGCTCGGCATCCCGAGCCTCGCGACCACCACGATCGGCTCCTTCCCGCAGACCACCGAGATCCGCAAGGCCCGCGCCGCCTTCACGCGCGGCGAGATCGACCAGGAGGCCTACGACGGCTTCCTCCGCGAGGAGATCGAGCGCGTCATCCGGCTGCAGGAGCAGATCGGGCTCGACGTGCTCGTGCACGGCGAGGCCGAGCGCAACGACATGGTGCAGTACTTCGCCGAGCTGCTCGACGGCTTCGCGGTCACCGAGCACGGCTGGGTGCAGTCGTACGGCACCCGCGCCACCCGCCCCTCGATCCTGTGGGGCGACGTCTCGCGGCCCGCCCCCATGACGGTCGCGTGGTCGGCCTACGCGCAGTCGCTCACCGATCGCCTCGTCAAGGGCATGCTCACGGGCCCCGTCACGATCCTCGCCTGGTCGTTCGTGCGCGACGACCAGCCGCTCGCCGACACCGCGAACCAGGTGGCGCTCGCGCTGCGCGACGAGATCGACGATCTCGTCGAGGCCGGCATCAAGATCGTGCAGGTCGACGAGCCGGCGCTGCGCGAGCTGCTGCCGCTCGACGCCGACCGCCAGCCCGCCTACCTCGACTGGTCGGTGGGGTCGTTCCGTCTCGCGACGAGCGGGGCGGCCGCCGAGGTGCAGATCCACACCCACCTCTGCTACTCCGAGTTCGGCGAGATCATCGACGCGGTCGACGGCCTCGACGCCGACGTGACCTCGATCGAGGCGGCCCGCAGCCGCATGGACGTGGTCGAGCCCCTCGGTGATCACGGCTACTCGCGCGGCATCGGCCCGGGCGTCTACGACATCCACTCGCCCCGCGTGCCGAGCGTCGAGGAGCAGACCGAGCTGATCCGCATCGCCGCGAGCCGCATCCCCGGCGAGCAGCTGTGGGTGAACCCCGACTGCGGGCTCAAGACGCGCGGCTACGGAGAGACCGTGGAGAGCCTCACGAACCTCGTGCGGGCGGCTCAGGCGGTGCGCGAAGGAGCGGTGTGACGCTGCCCGACTCGCGGGCGCCGCAGCCCGGTGCGGCGGCGCCCTGGCCGAGCGATCGGCTCCCCACCGAGCCCGTCGGCTCGCTGCCGCGCCCGGCGCGGCTGCAGCGCGCGGTGCTCGACGCCGAGACGGGGCTCGCCTCGCAGGCCCAGCTGCGCGCCGAGCAGGATCTCGCGGTGCGCGACACCCTCGACCGCCTGGCGGCGACCGGCTCGCCGATCATCTCCGACGGCGAGCAGCGCAGGCACAGCTTCGCGAGCTATCCGCTCGGCACCGACGAGGTCGAGGAAGGGCCGGTCTTCGCGGTGTTCGCCGACGGCCACCACCGGGTGATCCCGAGCCTCGCAAGCGCACCGTTCGCCTTCCGCGCGTGGGCCGCCGATGACGTGTCGGCGGCTCGCGAGCTGACCGACCTGCCGCTCAAGCAGGCCGTGATCTCGCCGTCGATGCTGTCGCTCATGGTGCCCGATGCGGGCCTCGGCGACTACTCGCGCGACGACTTCCTGAACGACGTGGTCGACGGCTGCGCCGACGACATCGCGCGCTGCTTCGCCGCGGGCGCCTCCCGCGTCACGATCGACTTCACGGAGGGGCGCCTCGCGCTGCGCCGTGATCTGCGCGCCCCGTGGGCCGGCCCCGAAGCGCTGGGAGGCTTCATCGAGCTCATCAACCGGGTGCTGGATCGCCTCGAGCCGCGGCAGCGCGCCGCGGTGGGCGTGCACACCTGCCCCGGCAACGACAACGACTCGGCGCACAGCGCCGACATCGACTACGCCGAGCTGATCCCCGAGCTGTTCCAGATCGAGGCGGGGTACTTCCTGGTGCA
The genomic region above belongs to Leucobacter muris and contains:
- the metE gene encoding 5-methyltetrahydropteroyltriglutamate--homocysteine S-methyltransferase, translating into MSATTPLPNATILGYPRLGRRRELKRAIESYWKGSTSEGELLETARELRAATRSRLVELGLPAAGGAVPESFSFYDQVLDATLALGAIPGRFADVAAREGASDLDVYFALARGDKDHQPLEMTKWFDTNYHYSVPEIDERTPFAANAASLVAGVAEAAQQGVEPRPVLVGPVTYLLLAKASDDAGEGFRPIDRLDEAVAVYAELLSALAAAGASWVQLDEPALVSDSLSVPREQTLALVERAYGALGAAPAAQRPQILLTAPYGDSSGALLRLGALPVEAVQADLVRGTLPIEAHDSGELARAFEGTQLVAGVVDGRNIWRTDLRQSFGTAEALQRSGIAVVVGTSNNLQHVPHDVNDETKLDERLKSWLAFADQKVEQVAILARGLSEGSAAIEAELAEVDRVLADRASAPGVRVDGVRDRVSAVGEADRSRASEGDRRDAQSALGIPSLATTTIGSFPQTTEIRKARAAFTRGEIDQEAYDGFLREEIERVIRLQEQIGLDVLVHGEAERNDMVQYFAELLDGFAVTEHGWVQSYGTRATRPSILWGDVSRPAPMTVAWSAYAQSLTDRLVKGMLTGPVTILAWSFVRDDQPLADTANQVALALRDEIDDLVEAGIKIVQVDEPALRELLPLDADRQPAYLDWSVGSFRLATSGAAAEVQIHTHLCYSEFGEIIDAVDGLDADVTSIEAARSRMDVVEPLGDHGYSRGIGPGVYDIHSPRVPSVEEQTELIRIAASRIPGEQLWVNPDCGLKTRGYGETVESLTNLVRAAQAVREGAV
- a CDS encoding uroporphyrinogen decarboxylase/cobalamine-independent methonine synthase family protein, with the translated sequence MTLPDSRAPQPGAAAPWPSDRLPTEPVGSLPRPARLQRAVLDAETGLASQAQLRAEQDLAVRDTLDRLAATGSPIISDGEQRRHSFASYPLGTDEVEEGPVFAVFADGHHRVIPSLASAPFAFRAWAADDVSAARELTDLPLKQAVISPSMLSLMVPDAGLGDYSRDDFLNDVVDGCADDIARCFAAGASRVTIDFTEGRLALRRDLRAPWAGPEALGGFIELINRVLDRLEPRQRAAVGVHTCPGNDNDSAHSADIDYAELIPELFQIEAGYFLVQAAGEKDPDRVARLVGGQLRGRASRGRAPRVLIGVTNPTHPRLETAEQIRDQLVRAARFVPPELLGSTDDCGFSPYLIDEKPRHGSPDFARDVAFAKIAARVRGTELASEALAGAAS